The following proteins are co-located in the Flavobacterium sp. CECT 9288 genome:
- the pruA gene encoding L-glutamate gamma-semialdehyde dehydrogenase has translation MLKGFFHVPNAVNETVKSYAPNSPERAAVSAAYAEMWNATVDVPLYIGNEEVRTGDTKKMSAPHDHQHIVGVYHQAEKKHIEAAISTALEAKEDWAKMAWEQRAGIFLKAAELLAGPYRAKINAATMIAQSKTIYQAEIDAACELIDFLRFNVQYMTQIYNEQPKSTADMWNRVEYRPLEGFVYAITPFNFTAIAGNLPTSAALMGNVVVWKPAATQVYSANLLMQIFKEAGLPNGVINMVMGDSGMITETLLASRDLAGVHFTGSTGVFNDIWAKIGTNISKYKTYPRIVGETGGKDFIIAHPSANSKQVSTGIARGAFEYQGQKCSAASRVYIPQSLWPAVQAELEADLKSMKMGSPQDMSNFITAVISEGSFDKLAKAIDQAKADSDAEVIMGGNYDKSKGYFIEPTVILTSNPKYATMETELFGPVVTIYVYEDAKWAETLELVDTTSEYALTGAVFSQDRYAIEEATVKLQNAAGNFYINDKPTGAIVGMQPFGGARGSGTNDKAGSMQNLLRWTSARTIKETFVTPVDYRYPFLGE, from the coding sequence ATGTTAAAAGGATTTTTTCACGTACCCAATGCAGTAAACGAAACTGTAAAAAGCTATGCCCCTAATTCACCAGAACGAGCAGCTGTTTCGGCAGCATACGCCGAAATGTGGAACGCTACAGTAGACGTTCCTCTTTATATAGGAAACGAAGAAGTTAGAACAGGAGACACTAAAAAAATGTCTGCTCCTCATGACCACCAGCATATTGTAGGGGTATATCACCAAGCAGAAAAAAAACATATAGAAGCTGCAATTTCAACAGCACTAGAAGCTAAAGAAGACTGGGCTAAAATGGCTTGGGAGCAACGCGCTGGAATTTTTTTAAAAGCAGCCGAGTTACTAGCAGGACCATACAGAGCTAAGATTAACGCAGCTACTATGATTGCACAGTCAAAAACAATATACCAAGCAGAAATTGATGCCGCTTGTGAACTCATTGACTTTTTACGTTTCAACGTACAGTACATGACACAAATTTACAACGAGCAACCAAAATCTACTGCTGATATGTGGAACCGCGTTGAATACAGACCTCTTGAAGGATTTGTATACGCCATTACTCCTTTTAACTTTACAGCAATTGCTGGAAACTTACCTACAAGTGCTGCCTTAATGGGTAACGTTGTGGTTTGGAAACCTGCAGCAACTCAAGTGTACTCTGCTAACTTATTGATGCAAATTTTCAAAGAAGCAGGTTTACCAAATGGTGTTATCAACATGGTTATGGGAGACTCAGGAATGATCACCGAAACCTTATTGGCTAGCCGTGATTTGGCTGGAGTTCACTTTACAGGATCTACAGGAGTATTTAATGATATTTGGGCAAAAATTGGTACTAATATCAGCAAATACAAAACATATCCACGTATTGTTGGTGAAACTGGTGGTAAAGATTTCATTATTGCACACCCATCTGCAAACTCAAAACAAGTTAGTACAGGTATAGCACGTGGTGCTTTTGAGTATCAAGGTCAAAAATGTAGCGCTGCTTCACGCGTGTACATTCCGCAAAGTTTATGGCCAGCTGTACAAGCTGAACTAGAAGCTGATTTGAAATCAATGAAAATGGGATCGCCACAAGATATGAGCAACTTTATCACGGCAGTAATCTCTGAAGGTTCATTTGATAAATTGGCGAAAGCTATTGACCAAGCTAAAGCTGATAGCGATGCAGAAGTAATTATGGGTGGAAATTATGACAAATCAAAAGGATACTTTATTGAGCCAACGGTTATCTTAACTTCCAATCCAAAATACGCAACAATGGAAACCGAATTATTCGGACCTGTAGTTACTATTTACGTTTACGAAGATGCTAAATGGGCAGAAACTCTAGAATTAGTAGACACTACATCAGAGTACGCTTTAACAGGAGCTGTTTTCAGTCAAGACCGTTATGCTATTGAAGAAGCTACTGTGAAATTACAAAACGCAGCTGGTAACTTCTACATCAATGATAAACCAACAGGAGCAATTGTAGGAATGCAACCGTTTGGTGGAGCAAGAGGATCAGGAACAAATGATAAAGCAGGTTCTATGCAAAACTTATTGCGTTGGACTTCTGCAAGAACCATCAAAGAAACTTTTGTGACTCCAGTTGATTACAGATACCCATTTTTAGGAGAGTAA
- a CDS encoding IS4 family transposase yields MNHGKYVFSQLIEFLPQRVFDRLTSKYSGNKSVKHFTFWNQLLCMIFGQLSARESLRDLIIVIEAHQSKSYHLGFGKNVTRSNLSKANENRNYKIFEEFANHLILIAQNKKSNDGFEIKGNIYAFDSSTIDLCLSVFCWAHFRKTKAGIKLHTLFDINTQIPVFIHITEANVHDVNAMDVIDYEPFAYYIFDRAYVDYDRLFRITKANVYFVVRAKSNVKFKRMYSLKIDKTTGIKYDQVGKIEGFYTSKDYPEKIRKVKFFDAENKKNVSLFDQ; encoded by the coding sequence ATGAATCACGGTAAATATGTCTTTTCTCAACTGATTGAATTTCTTCCCCAACGTGTTTTTGACAGGTTAACTAGTAAATATTCCGGCAATAAATCGGTCAAACATTTTACTTTTTGGAATCAATTATTATGTATGATTTTTGGTCAACTTTCAGCAAGAGAAAGTTTAAGAGATTTGATAATTGTTATAGAAGCACATCAATCAAAATCATATCATTTAGGATTTGGCAAAAATGTAACTCGTAGTAATTTATCCAAAGCTAATGAAAATCGTAATTATAAAATATTTGAAGAGTTTGCCAATCATTTAATATTGATTGCCCAGAATAAAAAAAGCAATGATGGCTTTGAAATAAAAGGCAATATTTATGCTTTTGATTCTTCAACAATTGATCTATGCTTGAGTGTGTTTTGTTGGGCTCATTTTCGAAAAACTAAAGCAGGAATAAAATTGCACACTTTATTTGATATTAACACACAAATCCCTGTATTTATTCATATTACAGAAGCAAATGTGCACGATGTTAACGCAATGGATGTCATAGATTATGAGCCATTTGCTTATTATATTTTTGACCGTGCTTATGTTGATTATGATCGACTTTTTCGAATTACAAAAGCTAATGTTTATTTTGTTGTTAGAGCAAAATCTAATGTGAAATTTAAAAGAATGTATTCTCTAAAAATTGACAAAACCACTGGAATTAAATATGACCAAGTTGGTAAAATAGAAGGTTTTTATACCTCAAAAGATTATCCAGAAAAGATACGAAAAGTAAAATTTTTCGATGCTGAAAATAAAAAAAACGTTAGTCTTTTTGACCAATAA
- a CDS encoding acyl-CoA desaturase, with translation MNNNAPTFAKQDSLKFFRTLNSRVNNYFKENNIQKTGNWQLYLKTIILFSVFLAPYFLILTLGMPFWAHLLLTIVMGIGMAGVGMNVMHDGNHGSYSNKSWVNKFMGGTIYVLAGNVYNWQVQHNVLHHTYTNIPGHDEDLDAGRVIRFTKEAKWYNFHRFQQYYSIFLYGLLTFNWAITTDFKQMRNYLKRKLSYGEAKSPKILWTTLIITKIIYVAIWIVLPIVIGITWWKVLIGFFVMHYTAGLILSVVFQLAHVVEETTNPTPNELGEMDNTWAIHQLFTTTNFAPKNAIVNWYTGGLNHQIEHHIFPNISHIHYGKIAKIVKETAQECNLPYYEYKTMRSAVIAHFKHLKDLGQNPALTA, from the coding sequence ATGAATAACAATGCCCCTACTTTTGCTAAGCAAGATAGCCTAAAATTTTTTAGAACACTTAACTCTCGGGTTAACAACTACTTCAAAGAGAACAACATTCAAAAAACAGGCAACTGGCAATTATACCTGAAAACGATTATTTTATTTTCTGTTTTTCTAGCACCTTACTTTTTAATTCTAACCCTTGGTATGCCATTTTGGGCACACCTATTATTGACAATCGTCATGGGAATTGGTATGGCAGGTGTTGGAATGAATGTGATGCATGATGGAAATCACGGATCTTATTCAAACAAATCATGGGTTAACAAATTCATGGGCGGAACAATTTACGTACTAGCTGGTAATGTGTATAACTGGCAAGTTCAACACAATGTGTTACACCACACGTACACCAATATTCCGGGACATGATGAAGATCTTGATGCTGGTCGTGTTATTCGTTTTACCAAAGAAGCCAAGTGGTACAACTTTCACCGTTTTCAACAATACTACTCTATTTTCTTGTACGGTTTATTGACTTTCAATTGGGCTATTACTACTGATTTTAAGCAAATGCGTAACTACTTAAAAAGAAAATTATCTTACGGAGAAGCTAAGAGCCCAAAAATACTTTGGACAACATTGATCATTACTAAAATTATCTATGTTGCCATTTGGATTGTATTACCAATCGTAATTGGGATCACTTGGTGGAAAGTACTAATAGGATTTTTTGTGATGCATTACACTGCTGGTTTGATCTTGAGTGTTGTATTCCAACTAGCGCACGTAGTAGAAGAAACTACAAATCCTACACCAAACGAATTGGGCGAAATGGACAATACTTGGGCTATTCACCAATTGTTTACCACGACTAATTTTGCACCCAAAAACGCAATAGTAAACTGGTACACAGGTGGTTTGAATCATCAAATTGAGCACCATATTTTCCCAAATATCAGCCATATTCACTACGGCAAAATTGCAAAAATTGTAAAAGAAACTGCGCAGGAGTGCAATTTACCTTATTACGAGTACAAAACAATGAGAAGTGCCGTGATTGCTCATTTCAAACATTTAAAAGATTTAGGACAAAATCCAGCATTAACCGCATAA
- a CDS encoding cysteine peptidase family C39 domain-containing protein gives MNLKHIEKTHTLQLDQSDCGVACLMSLIKLNGGTNSFEKLRELSDTTKQGTTMLGLHQVANNIGFTAEGCEADIQALIDHNKPVILHVVMDNQLQHYVVCYLYEKQKGFLIGDPAKGVYILSVDELDKIWVSKTCLTLDVNESFVTAETAKNLQKKWFLNLLKEDYKLLYISVLLGVFVAILGLAMSLFSQKNSSMTFYLLKTRPN, from the coding sequence ATGAACTTAAAACATATCGAAAAAACGCATACGCTACAATTAGATCAATCAGATTGTGGCGTTGCTTGTTTAATGAGTCTTATAAAACTAAATGGAGGCACAAATTCCTTTGAAAAACTTCGTGAGTTAAGTGATACAACTAAACAAGGAACAACTATGCTTGGTTTGCATCAAGTGGCTAACAACATAGGCTTTACAGCCGAAGGTTGTGAAGCTGATATTCAAGCATTGATAGACCACAATAAACCTGTTATTTTGCATGTTGTTATGGATAATCAATTGCAACATTACGTAGTTTGTTATTTATACGAAAAACAAAAAGGTTTCTTAATAGGCGATCCGGCAAAAGGTGTTTATATTTTATCGGTTGATGAATTAGACAAAATATGGGTCTCTAAAACCTGTTTGACGCTTGATGTAAATGAAAGTTTTGTAACGGCTGAAACCGCAAAAAATTTGCAGAAGAAATGGTTTTTAAATTTACTGAAAGAAGACTACAAACTGCTTTATATTTCGGTTTTACTAGGTGTCTTTGTGGCTATTTTAGGTTTAGCCATGTCATTGTTTTCTCAAAAAAACTCATCGATGACATTCTACCTTCTGAAAACAAGACCAAATTAA
- the rsmG gene encoding 16S rRNA (guanine(527)-N(7))-methyltransferase RsmG produces the protein MDEILKYFPNLSDLQKEQFEKLDFLYHEWNEKINVISRKDIDSLYTKHILHSLGIAKIMKFEPGTYVLDVGTGGGFPGIPLAILFPETRFYLIDVIAKKIKVVQAVAEGLELKNVKAEQIRAENVKGDFDFIVSRAVTNMPDFVSWVKTKIKKNNKHELKNGILYLKGGDLTEELKDFPKVTEYNLADYFEDEFFETKKVVHLPLKFTV, from the coding sequence ATGGACGAGATTTTAAAGTATTTTCCTAATTTAAGTGATCTTCAGAAGGAACAGTTCGAAAAGCTCGATTTTTTATACCACGAATGGAACGAAAAAATCAATGTGATTTCGAGAAAAGATATTGATTCTTTATATACCAAACATATTTTACATTCACTTGGAATTGCTAAAATAATGAAATTTGAACCTGGAACGTACGTTTTAGATGTGGGAACTGGTGGTGGATTTCCAGGAATTCCATTGGCAATTCTTTTTCCGGAAACTAGATTTTATTTGATTGATGTTATTGCCAAGAAAATAAAAGTGGTTCAGGCTGTTGCCGAAGGTTTAGAGTTGAAAAACGTAAAAGCAGAGCAAATACGTGCTGAAAATGTAAAAGGTGATTTCGATTTTATTGTGAGTCGCGCGGTAACCAATATGCCTGATTTTGTGTCTTGGGTAAAAACCAAAATCAAAAAGAACAACAAACACGAATTGAAAAACGGAATCCTCTACCTAAAAGGAGGCGACTTAACCGAAGAGTTAAAAGATTTCCCGAAAGTTACTGAATACAACTTAGCAGATTATTTTGAAGATGAATTTTTTGAAACTAAAAAAGTAGTACACTTGCCGTTGAAGTTTACGGTTTAG
- a CDS encoding peptidase domain-containing ABC transporter: MSGIALLTVLLLARVGIELLREFFLLQQSKDFNNRINNQFFTNLLRLPKPFFDTRKIGELVARLNDTQRVQSVIKMLASSLIIDILVSIISLAFLFIYSWKIGIIALLSVPIYFYIIYRSNKKLIDAQRDVMQSYAINESNYINTIQGIATIKNDNKQDLFNKNNEIIFSNFQEKIFNLGKINITLSWQSGLASVFFLIGVLIYTSIEVFNKQMKLGELMAVLGIVGSLMPSIANLALVAIPINEAKIAFNRMFEFSSIEKEIEEGIIINEINSIAIKNLSFRFAGRSELLTNINIEIKKGKLTAIVGESGSGKSTIGQILQRFYHFENGTILINDATHLSDIALNSYRNLIGVIPQDITIFNGNVLDNILLGATDTPQNIIQFVKENGFEAYFNQLPQGIATLVGEEGVNLSGGQKQIIALARVLYKKPQFLILDESTSAMDRNTEKFSMNLIEKIKPSCAILFISHRLNTLKHNADTIYILENKTIIYKGTHNNLMQSDNFYSDYFKTI, encoded by the coding sequence ATTTCTGGTATTGCTTTGCTTACCGTTTTGCTTTTAGCACGGGTGGGGATTGAGCTACTGCGTGAATTCTTTTTATTACAACAATCAAAAGATTTTAACAATAGAATTAATAATCAGTTTTTTACTAATTTATTACGTTTACCCAAGCCGTTTTTTGATACTCGAAAAATAGGAGAATTAGTCGCTCGATTAAATGACACACAAAGAGTACAAAGCGTTATAAAAATGCTGGCAAGTAGCTTGATTATTGACATACTGGTGTCTATAATTTCATTAGCTTTCTTATTTATCTATTCATGGAAAATAGGAATTATTGCTTTACTTAGTGTCCCTATTTATTTTTATATTATTTATAGAAGTAATAAAAAGCTAATAGATGCTCAAAGAGATGTTATGCAAAGCTATGCTATTAACGAGAGTAATTACATCAATACCATACAAGGAATTGCTACTATAAAAAACGACAATAAGCAGGATTTATTTAACAAAAACAACGAAATAATATTTTCTAATTTTCAAGAAAAAATATTCAATTTAGGAAAAATCAATATCACACTATCTTGGCAATCAGGTTTAGCAAGTGTTTTTTTTCTTATTGGCGTATTAATTTACACATCGATTGAAGTGTTTAACAAGCAAATGAAATTAGGGGAGTTAATGGCCGTTTTAGGAATTGTAGGTTCATTAATGCCTTCAATTGCAAATTTAGCTTTAGTTGCCATACCTATAAATGAAGCAAAAATTGCCTTTAATAGAATGTTTGAATTTTCATCAATTGAAAAAGAAATAGAGGAAGGAATAATAATAAACGAAATAAATTCAATTGCAATTAAAAATCTTTCTTTTCGATTTGCTGGAAGAAGTGAGTTACTAACTAATATAAATATAGAAATTAAAAAAGGAAAACTGACAGCAATTGTGGGTGAAAGCGGAAGTGGCAAGAGTACAATTGGACAAATTTTACAACGTTTCTATCATTTTGAAAATGGAACTATTTTGATTAATGATGCCACCCATTTATCTGACATAGCCTTAAACAGTTACAGAAATTTAATTGGTGTTATTCCTCAAGATATAACTATTTTTAATGGAAATGTTCTAGATAATATTTTATTAGGAGCAACAGACACTCCGCAAAACATAATTCAATTTGTCAAAGAAAATGGTTTTGAAGCTTATTTTAATCAATTACCTCAAGGAATAGCCACTCTAGTTGGAGAAGAAGGAGTTAATTTGAGCGGCGGACAAAAGCAAATTATAGCATTAGCAAGAGTTTTATATAAAAAACCGCAATTCTTAATACTAGACGAATCCACTTCGGCAATGGATAGAAATACAGAAAAATTTTCGATGAATTTGATTGAGAAAATAAAACCGTCTTGTGCAATTCTTTTTATTTCACATCGATTGAATACTTTAAAACATAATGCTGATACAATATACATTTTAGAGAATAAAACGATAATCTACAAAGGAACTCACAACAACTTGATGCAAAGCGATAATTTTTATAGCGATTACTTTAAAACGATATAA
- a CDS encoding redoxin domain-containing protein, with the protein MKLNIPTIFIYYNSECNFCNEETQMIQENIAKFKDIQLVFVSFEKPEKIVEFAKKHKLDQNDKVTFLCDNRLTFSSTFDVQSLPCLVLYDKNNKLIEKIKGQTKTETILKKIASST; encoded by the coding sequence TTGAAACTAAATATTCCAACAATTTTTATTTATTACAACAGTGAATGTAATTTCTGCAATGAAGAAACGCAAATGATACAAGAAAATATTGCTAAATTTAAAGATATTCAACTTGTATTCGTTTCATTTGAAAAACCAGAAAAAATAGTTGAATTTGCAAAAAAACATAAATTAGACCAAAATGATAAAGTTACTTTTTTATGCGATAATAGGCTTACTTTCTCTTCTACATTTGACGTTCAGTCACTTCCATGTTTAGTACTTTATGATAAAAACAATAAACTTATTGAAAAAATAAAAGGACAAACAAAAACAGAAACTATTTTAAAAAAAATTGCTTCGTCGACCTAG
- a CDS encoding transposase: protein MTNNFELSAQDIALLYKQRWQVELFFKWIKQHLKVKTFWGTTENAVRIQINVAIVTYCLVSIIAKDLKINRSTYEILQILSASLLDKTSINELLMKSDYNNVNEHNTNQLFFNLF from the coding sequence TTGACCAATAATTTTGAATTATCAGCTCAAGATATTGCACTACTTTACAAACAAAGATGGCAAGTAGAATTGTTCTTTAAATGGATAAAACAGCACCTAAAAGTTAAGACCTTTTGGGGAACAACAGAAAATGCTGTTCGGATTCAAATTAATGTAGCAATTGTAACGTACTGTTTGGTTTCTATAATAGCAAAAGATTTAAAAATCAATCGCTCAACATACGAAATTCTACAAATTTTATCCGCATCATTACTCGATAAGACATCTATAAATGAACTACTTATGAAATCAGATTACAATAATGTCAATGAACATAATACTAACCAGCTGTTTTTCAACTTATTTTAA